A stretch of the Poseidonibacter parvus genome encodes the following:
- a CDS encoding endonuclease, whose protein sequence is MYFIACPFFKIFSYNREHVMPAHNFGKHLPCWNKGGRKACRRDNTFSVMESDMHNLVPSIGEVNGDRSNYRFASNNPRIGQYGNCEFEVSFKTKRAYPKKEIRGDIARIYFYMSDKYNIRLSKQERRLMEVWNKQDPVDNWERIKNKRVFKLQGTINKFIK, encoded by the coding sequence ATGTATTTTATAGCTTGTCCATTTTTTAAAATATTTTCGTATAATAGGGAACATGTAATGCCAGCACATAACTTTGGTAAGCATTTACCTTGTTGGAATAAAGGTGGTAGAAAAGCTTGTAGAAGAGATAATACCTTTAGCGTAATGGAATCTGATATGCATAATTTAGTACCTTCTATAGGTGAAGTAAATGGTGATAGATCTAATTATAGGTTTGCATCTAATAATCCAAGAATAGGGCAGTATGGTAATTGTGAATTTGAAGTAAGTTTTAAAACAAAAAGAGCATATCCTAAAAAAGAAATTAGAGGAGATATTGCAAGAATATATTTCTATATGAGTGATAAGTATAATATAAGACTCTCAAAACAAGAACGAAGACTAATGGAAGTTTGGAATAAACAAGATCCTGTTGATAATTGGGAAAGAATCAAAAATAAAAGAGTTTTTAAATTACAAGGTACTATAAATAAGTTTATTAAGTAG
- a CDS encoding winged helix-turn-helix domain-containing protein encodes MPTITIKLDLSSDLQYRIDKKLKNKKKPLEEYLLELIENDFAPIFQFEHEYYFNSSSNKLFHKEQEIELTKLEKKFLLYLLSNQDKFCSIEDIKENVWEGKNMSIFTMRNIIKNIREKTYYQLIRNKSNHGYRIIIK; translated from the coding sequence ATGCCTACAATAACTATTAAATTAGATCTTTCATCTGACTTACAATATCGTATTGATAAAAAACTCAAAAATAAAAAGAAACCTTTAGAAGAATATTTATTAGAACTTATTGAAAATGACTTTGCGCCTATTTTTCAGTTTGAGCATGAGTATTATTTTAATTCATCATCTAATAAACTTTTCCATAAAGAACAAGAAATTGAATTAACAAAGCTTGAAAAGAAGTTTTTACTATACTTACTATCTAATCAAGATAAATTTTGCTCAATTGAAGATATAAAAGAAAATGTCTGGGAAGGTAAGAATATGAGTATTTTTACAATGAGAAATATAATAAAGAATATAAGAGAAAAAACATATTATCAACTAATCAGAAATAAGTCTAATCATGGATATAGGATAATTATCAAGTAA
- a CDS encoding UvrD-helicase domain-containing protein, whose protein sequence is MFNNVIRPSILGKFLNKYSKIEYDNKYLYLFIKNKQEESFSWREATGFVKINSSIFSSSIEFTFDSTHLKIDFLRKSDCKNSFNVINEFLKNIIDERIINKKNILYKYTQLEYLRDSNVVTLENELLPLFNSYNNQREYWDKSLSIESCKFLNGYLEYFPLTELSIKQLREEFESKTLNNRSSFYDKIESNPLTEEQRLAVIRDNDRNLVLAAAGTGKTSVMVAKALDIIDRGIAESENILILAYNKDASKELQDRLNFRGKDVFSDDNKKPQIKTFHALGREILFNAKKSVKISVFSEKPETLEKWISEWFVTKMESDDKFMEKFINLSYQAINPFDFKSKEEYDSYIRDNDYLTLQDEYVRGYQELLIANWLYLNGIEYEYEPSYVSKQRVEIGFDYRPDFFLTDYDIYLEHFGIDRVGNTRVDIDKDKYNYEIEQKRDLHNSFNTKLIETYHYNWTEKNLESTLYQHAVDNCITIKKRPKDEIFERLNKTEFLVDGIKRYLKCLQAIRVERLSDTDIYTRLEEEKIVNPKEYTELLSSIHSAYVEELRIQDSIDFDDMIIRAITEVNNKNFKPKWTHILVDEFQDISAARMEFLNSLIENGPSPRLTVVGDDWQSIYRFSGGKLELTTQFESRIGSCSTTMLQKTFRYNNSIAFTAGEFVMQNPEQYKKNVVTHTHVNSSQVYLLDSQVSKVENLELKTLRVIEEIIKNEPNASISIIARYRYLLKNTKKEVSKYLPKKEIKYWTFHGSKGLESDYCILIGFFQGKKGFPNENKEESVVEALLPSLDTFEHSEERRLLYVGITRAKKKSYLIADPKATSVFINELLSPKFKLHIASKSFNEKYREIFKCNVCTTGYYKIRKGEYGEFYSCSSGKSCRSNPRICSKCGAPSIDYEKESICNNPNCGFVMKICDVCGRPMKKRDGKFGSFWGCTGYGLKEDQCNNTRKL, encoded by the coding sequence ATGTTTAATAATGTAATCCGTCCATCTATTCTTGGAAAATTTTTAAATAAATATTCTAAAATAGAGTATGATAATAAATATTTATATCTATTTATTAAGAATAAACAAGAAGAAAGTTTTAGTTGGAGAGAAGCAACTGGTTTTGTTAAAATTAATTCTAGCATATTTAGTTCAAGCATAGAATTTACTTTTGATTCAACTCATTTGAAAATCGACTTTCTTAGAAAATCTGATTGTAAAAATAGTTTTAATGTTATAAATGAATTTCTTAAAAATATTATAGATGAAAGAATTATTAACAAGAAGAATATACTTTATAAATATACTCAGTTAGAATATTTAAGAGATTCAAATGTTGTAACGCTAGAAAATGAATTACTTCCATTATTTAACTCATATAATAATCAAAGAGAGTACTGGGATAAAAGCCTTTCCATAGAATCATGCAAGTTTCTTAATGGTTATTTAGAATATTTTCCTCTTACTGAACTGTCTATAAAACAATTACGTGAAGAGTTTGAATCTAAGACTTTAAATAATAGGTCATCTTTCTATGATAAAATTGAATCAAATCCCCTTACTGAAGAACAACGACTTGCAGTAATTAGAGATAATGATAGAAATTTAGTTTTAGCTGCAGCAGGTACAGGTAAAACATCTGTAATGGTAGCTAAAGCTCTTGATATTATTGATAGAGGAATAGCAGAATCAGAGAATATATTAATTCTTGCATATAATAAAGATGCATCTAAAGAACTACAAGATCGATTAAATTTTAGAGGAAAAGACGTTTTTTCTGATGATAATAAAAAACCTCAAATTAAAACATTTCATGCACTAGGTAGAGAGATTCTATTTAATGCAAAAAAATCTGTTAAGATATCTGTCTTTAGTGAAAAACCTGAAACTCTTGAAAAGTGGATTTCGGAATGGTTTGTAACTAAAATGGAATCTGACGATAAATTTATGGAAAAGTTTATTAACTTAAGTTATCAAGCAATAAATCCTTTTGATTTCAAATCAAAAGAAGAATATGATAGCTATATTCGTGATAACGATTATTTAACTCTTCAAGATGAATATGTTAGAGGATATCAAGAACTATTGATAGCAAATTGGTTATATCTAAATGGTATAGAATATGAATATGAACCTTCATATGTTTCAAAACAAAGAGTTGAAATTGGGTTTGATTATAGACCTGATTTCTTTCTAACTGATTATGATATATATCTTGAACATTTTGGTATTGATAGAGTAGGAAATACGAGAGTAGATATAGATAAAGATAAATACAATTATGAAATTGAACAAAAAAGAGACCTTCATAATAGTTTTAATACTAAGCTTATTGAAACATATCATTATAATTGGACTGAAAAAAATTTAGAAAGTACTCTTTACCAACATGCAGTTGATAATTGTATAACAATTAAAAAACGACCAAAAGATGAAATCTTTGAAAGACTTAATAAAACTGAATTCTTAGTTGATGGGATAAAACGATACTTAAAATGTCTTCAAGCAATTAGAGTGGAAAGACTATCGGATACTGATATATACACTCGTTTAGAAGAAGAAAAGATAGTAAATCCTAAAGAGTATACAGAACTATTGTCATCTATTCATAGTGCGTATGTAGAAGAACTTAGAATACAAGACTCTATTGATTTTGATGATATGATCATTAGAGCAATTACAGAGGTTAACAATAAAAACTTTAAACCTAAATGGACTCACATATTAGTAGATGAGTTTCAAGATATTTCTGCTGCAAGAATGGAGTTTTTAAATAGTTTAATTGAAAATGGTCCTTCTCCAAGATTAACTGTCGTAGGAGATGATTGGCAATCAATATACCGTTTCTCTGGTGGAAAGCTTGAATTGACTACTCAATTTGAATCACGCATTGGTTCATGTTCCACAACAATGCTCCAAAAAACATTTAGATATAACAATAGCATCGCATTTACTGCAGGTGAATTTGTTATGCAAAACCCTGAACAGTATAAAAAAAATGTAGTTACTCATACCCACGTAAATTCATCCCAAGTATATTTATTAGATAGTCAAGTTTCAAAGGTTGAAAATTTAGAATTAAAAACTCTTAGAGTCATAGAAGAAATCATTAAAAATGAACCTAATGCTTCAATCTCTATTATTGCCAGATATAGATATTTATTGAAAAATACAAAAAAAGAAGTTTCAAAATATCTACCAAAAAAAGAGATAAAGTACTGGACATTTCATGGGTCAAAAGGATTAGAATCAGATTATTGTATTTTAATTGGTTTCTTCCAAGGAAAAAAAGGATTCCCAAATGAAAATAAAGAAGAATCTGTAGTAGAAGCACTATTACCTTCTTTGGATACATTTGAACACTCAGAAGAAAGAAGATTACTTTACGTTGGAATTACTAGAGCAAAAAAGAAGAGCTATTTAATAGCAGACCCTAAAGCAACTTCAGTGTTTATAAATGAACTATTATCACCAAAGTTTAAATTACATATTGCATCAAAAAGTTTTAATGAGAAATATAGAGAAATCTTTAAATGTAATGTATGTACAACTGGATACTATAAAATAAGAAAAGGGGAGTATGGCGAATTCTATAGCTGTTCTTCTGGAAAATCATGTAGGTCTAATCCGAGAATTTGTTCTAAGTGTGGTGCTCCATCTATTGATTATGAGAAAGAGAGTATTTGTAATAATCCAAATTGTGGTTTTGTTATGAAAATTTGTGATGTATGTGGGAGACCTATGAAGAAAAGAGATGGAAAGTTTGGTTCTTTTTGGGGATGTACAGGATATGGTTTAAAAGAAGATCAATGTAATAATACAAGAAAACTTTAA
- a CDS encoding PD-(D/E)XK nuclease family protein encodes MNESKIIDFFEDMKNFKEKQTKQKQRGLNDYNLLTTVLNAHDEVRLHSRVIGSFLDINGLHYQGSLFLEKFLSILDVKDFEFDIDNSKLVLEYNNIDLYLTDGQKHIIIENKVYAYDQENQIKRYIELIKEENGELVSSAIQKCTNMQCKSAPLCNTYLLEIFNNPASLFCFNL; translated from the coding sequence GTGAATGAAAGTAAAATTATAGATTTTTTTGAAGATATGAAAAATTTCAAAGAAAAACAAACAAAACAAAAACAAAGAGGATTAAATGATTATAATTTATTAACTACTGTTTTAAATGCTCATGATGAAGTAAGATTACATTCACGAGTCATAGGTTCTTTTTTAGATATCAATGGATTACATTATCAAGGAAGTTTATTCTTAGAAAAGTTTCTATCAATACTAGATGTAAAAGATTTTGAATTTGATATAGATAATTCTAAATTAGTTTTAGAATACAATAATATTGATTTATACCTGACTGATGGACAAAAGCATATAATTATTGAAAATAAAGTTTATGCGTATGACCAAGAGAATCAAATTAAGAGATATATTGAGTTAATAAAGGAAGAAAATGGAGAATTGGTGTCAAGTGCAATCCAAAAATGCACCAATATGCAGTGCAAAAGTGCACCACTTTGTAACACCTATTTATTAGAAATATTTAACAATCCAGCTTCCCTTTTTTGTTTCAATCTATAG
- the istB gene encoding IS21-like element helper ATPase IstB, with translation MLLHESINEYCSKFKLPGILEQYQHLADTASKEKMSYSEYLHKLLEFENIGREQRSKDMLLKIAGLPKIKTIDSFDYKSSSVDKTLINELLTFRFIDEFKNILLFGPSGVGKTHLASAIAYAATQKRIKTKFISASDLIIQLESAQSQNKLDNYFKRVIGTPRLLVIDEFGYVKFNENQANLFFQIINKKYELGSIIITSNLSFTKWKEVLNNDEALTTAILDRLIHHSHLINVTGESYRLKQKREAGLLNISNK, from the coding sequence ATGCTACTGCATGAATCAATTAATGAATATTGTTCAAAGTTTAAACTTCCTGGTATTTTAGAACAGTATCAACACTTAGCAGATACAGCTTCAAAAGAGAAAATGTCTTATAGTGAATATCTACATAAATTATTAGAGTTTGAAAATATAGGAAGAGAACAAAGAAGTAAAGATATGCTTTTAAAAATAGCAGGGTTGCCTAAAATAAAAACAATTGATAGCTTCGATTATAAATCTTCATCAGTTGATAAAACACTAATAAATGAGCTTCTAACTTTTAGATTTATAGATGAATTTAAAAATATTTTACTATTTGGCCCAAGTGGAGTTGGAAAAACACATTTGGCAAGTGCAATAGCATATGCAGCAACACAAAAAAGAATAAAAACTAAATTTATATCTGCAAGCGATTTAATTATACAACTTGAAAGTGCACAATCTCAAAATAAACTTGATAACTACTTTAAAAGAGTTATAGGTACTCCAAGACTTTTAGTTATTGATGAGTTTGGATATGTAAAGTTCAATGAAAATCAAGCTAATTTATTTTTTCAAATAATTAATAAAAAATATGAATTAGGATCAATAATAATTACATCAAATTTATCATTTACAAAATGGAAGGAGGTACTCAATAATGATGAAGCATTAACAACAGCAATATTAGATAGATTAATTCATCACTCACATTTAATAAATGTTACAGGTGAAAGCTATAGATTGAAACAAAAAAGGGAAGCTGGATTGTTAAATATTTCTAATAAATAG
- the istA gene encoding IS21 family transposase: MIDKEEFTVIHTLHKRGYSIRAISKIVGLNRRTVSKRLKENELKSYKNIQYKSKLDPYKEYIISRVQQALPDNIPSSVIYEEIKKYGYDGKVRILQTFLSSLKIDSAPEEVIRFETKPSYQAQVDWTFIRTGKNPVYGFVMVLGFSRMAFVYFTDNMRQETWQDCHVKAFEYFGGVPQTLLYDNLKSVVIQRDKYGKNQHGFNNDFLEFAKDNFIPKLCKVYRAQTKGKVERFNLYLKRNFYVPLKAALKGSQVEMNCDLLNNKVFTWLEMANSRIHDTTKKKPIDLFKEEKHLLQPFYSSVKEVKNKQEDNHITNSINLEKLNIDIKYHTTISDYEKVLGVSYATA; encoded by the coding sequence ATGATTGATAAAGAGGAATTTACCGTGATACATACTTTACATAAAAGAGGATATAGTATAAGAGCTATATCAAAAATAGTTGGATTGAATAGAAGAACAGTTTCAAAACGATTAAAAGAAAATGAATTAAAATCTTATAAAAATATTCAGTATAAATCAAAATTAGATCCATATAAAGAATATATAATTTCCAGAGTACAACAAGCTTTACCAGATAATATTCCATCAAGTGTAATATATGAAGAGATAAAGAAATATGGATATGATGGAAAAGTGAGAATATTACAAACATTTTTAAGTTCATTAAAAATAGATTCAGCTCCAGAAGAAGTAATAAGATTTGAGACAAAGCCATCTTATCAAGCACAAGTTGATTGGACATTTATAAGAACAGGGAAAAATCCTGTATATGGCTTTGTTATGGTATTAGGATTTAGTAGAATGGCATTTGTATATTTTACAGATAATATGAGACAAGAGACTTGGCAAGATTGCCATGTTAAAGCATTTGAATACTTTGGTGGAGTTCCACAAACACTTCTCTATGATAATTTAAAATCAGTAGTAATACAAAGAGATAAATATGGGAAAAATCAACATGGATTTAATAATGATTTTTTAGAGTTTGCAAAAGATAATTTTATTCCAAAATTATGTAAAGTTTATCGTGCACAAACTAAAGGAAAAGTGGAAAGATTTAATCTATATTTAAAACGTAACTTCTATGTACCACTAAAAGCTGCTTTAAAAGGTAGTCAAGTAGAAATGAATTGTGACTTACTAAATAATAAAGTATTTACTTGGTTAGAAATGGCAAACTCAAGAATCCATGATACAACAAAGAAAAAGCCAATTGATCTGTTTAAAGAAGAGAAACATTTGTTACAGCCATTTTACTCAAGTGTAAAAGAAGTAAAAAATAAACAAGAAGATAATCATATAACTAACAGTATAAATTTAGAGAAACTAAATATAGATATAAAATATCATACAACAATTTCAGATTATGAAAAAGTGTTAGGAGTCTCGTATGCTACTGCATGA
- a CDS encoding cyclic-phosphate processing receiver domain-containing protein: MKMYLDDIRTPKYKFDVIVRSFYEATSYVEENGIPEYISFDHDLGCDKEGIELESGFDFVKWLVDMDIENKYNFPNDFDFNVHSANPIGKENIESLLNSYLNFKNKKIKVYNKY, from the coding sequence ATGAAAATGTATTTAGATGATATAAGAACACCCAAATATAAATTTGATGTAATTGTAAGAAGTTTTTATGAGGCTACATCATATGTTGAAGAAAATGGAATTCCTGAATATATATCATTTGATCATGATTTAGGTTGTGATAAAGAAGGAATTGAATTAGAAAGTGGCTTTGATTTTGTAAAGTGGCTTGTAGATATGGATATTGAGAATAAATATAACTTTCCCAATGATTTTGATTTTAATGTTCATAGTGCTAATCCAATTGGTAAAGAGAATATTGAAAGTTTATTGAATAGTTATCTTAATTTTAAAAATAAGAAGATAAAAGTATATAATAAGTATTAA
- a CDS encoding serine/threonine-protein kinase, translated as MIIDTLKGQEDDNQYTNFNFLDNGGMGYVYTAHDNVNNHDVAVKLIAIPREEVEDLLSRELIVSEELASPYLVETHYCDKTTIHGNDYFYIVQKYYPEGNLIKRIKKDIPYDTCIKMFLDLLEGLKVLHTKVIHRDLKPGNILVNSDDTLLITDFGLAKFVGERTKTKSFKGAGTIPYKSPECWLMQDNQIQMDIYSLGIIFYQILTGELPFNGQTEQEWQDFHIYEQLPNIDNKRPGVPAKVKQIISKMTNKRAKERYANVDDIINAINQSIEQEKERNAVFERLAEKGHKKSEETKQAELKQQQELEKKEKFKKLVKMHIQELKEKIKLQIKEYNSRVEDNHITFRDNGLTLRSTADKFSLNLNTMRAFFEFFDYEAINEFEKDKIETSNMDQIRRHGGIIAQTSDSIFKQKNIVFLGKVSTNYFNPKINGTLGFNLVLVLEPGEIYADWYVASFYDTGFSDSSKKEYCLDLQEFLNEFPLCFVMHTVAVNYKELEDSHIHRIIEELIEFS; from the coding sequence ATGATAATAGATACTTTAAAAGGTCAAGAAGACGACAATCAATATACAAATTTTAATTTCTTAGATAATGGAGGAATGGGATATGTTTATACTGCACATGATAATGTAAATAATCATGACGTAGCAGTAAAACTAATTGCTATTCCAAGAGAAGAAGTTGAAGATTTACTTTCAAGAGAACTTATTGTTTCTGAAGAACTTGCTTCTCCTTACTTAGTTGAAACTCACTATTGTGATAAAACTACTATTCACGGCAATGACTATTTTTATATTGTTCAGAAATACTATCCAGAGGGAAACTTAATAAAAAGAATTAAAAAAGATATTCCTTACGATACTTGCATAAAAATGTTTTTAGATTTATTGGAAGGATTAAAAGTATTGCACACTAAAGTAATTCATAGAGATCTTAAACCTGGAAATATTTTAGTAAATAGTGACGATACTTTGCTTATTACTGATTTTGGTCTTGCAAAGTTTGTTGGAGAAAGAACTAAAACAAAATCATTCAAAGGTGCTGGTACTATTCCATATAAATCGCCTGAATGTTGGTTAATGCAAGATAATCAGATCCAAATGGATATTTACTCTTTAGGAATTATCTTTTATCAAATTCTTACAGGAGAGTTACCTTTTAACGGACAAACAGAACAAGAATGGCAAGATTTTCATATTTACGAACAATTACCAAATATTGACAATAAAAGACCTGGGGTTCCTGCAAAGGTGAAGCAAATTATTTCTAAAATGACAAATAAAAGAGCTAAAGAAAGATATGCTAATGTTGACGATATTATTAATGCTATTAATCAGTCTATTGAACAGGAAAAAGAAAGAAATGCTGTATTTGAAAGATTAGCTGAAAAAGGACATAAGAAGTCAGAAGAAACAAAACAAGCTGAACTTAAACAACAGCAAGAGCTAGAGAAAAAAGAAAAATTTAAAAAACTTGTAAAAATGCATATACAAGAATTAAAAGAGAAAATCAAATTACAAATTAAAGAATATAATTCTAGAGTTGAAGACAATCATATAACATTCAGAGATAATGGATTAACACTTCGTTCTACAGCAGATAAGTTCAGTCTTAATTTAAATACTATGAGAGCTTTTTTTGAATTCTTTGATTATGAAGCTATAAATGAATTTGAAAAAGATAAAATAGAAACCTCTAATATGGATCAAATTAGAAGACATGGAGGAATTATTGCTCAAACTTCAGATAGTATTTTCAAACAAAAAAATATTGTATTTTTAGGAAAAGTATCTACAAACTATTTCAATCCTAAGATTAATGGAACATTAGGTTTTAATCTTGTACTTGTACTTGAACCAGGCGAAATTTATGCTGATTGGTATGTAGCTTCTTTTTATGATACAGGATTTTCTGATAGTAGTAAAAAAGAATATTGTTTAGACTTACAAGAATTCTTAAATGAATTTCCTTTATGTTTTGTAATGCATACAGTTGCGGTAAACTATAAAGAATTAGAAGATTCACATATTCATAGAATTATTGAAGAGTTAATTGAGTTTAGTTAA
- a CDS encoding recombinase family protein gives MLIGYIRVSTDDQNLNLQKDALIKYGVDERNIFSDKTSGSKDKRVGLDKAIEFLKEGDTLVVWKLDRLGRSLAHLISVITSLKNRNISFVSITEGMDTTTASGELFFHIFGALAQFERSLIQERVKAGLEAAKKRGVRGGRPRTIDDEKLIAIKKALDDGMSKAAICRTFNVKRSTLIDSLNRS, from the coding sequence ATGCTAATAGGATATATAAGAGTATCAACAGATGATCAGAATTTGAATTTACAAAAAGATGCACTAATTAAATATGGTGTTGATGAAAGAAATATATTTTCTGATAAAACATCTGGATCAAAAGATAAAAGAGTTGGTCTAGATAAAGCAATTGAATTTTTAAAAGAAGGAGATACTTTAGTTGTTTGGAAACTAGATAGATTAGGAAGAAGCTTAGCTCATCTAATTAGTGTAATTACTTCTTTAAAAAATAGAAATATATCATTTGTATCAATTACTGAAGGGATGGACACAACAACAGCATCAGGAGAACTATTCTTCCACATATTTGGAGCACTAGCTCAATTTGAACGATCTTTAATACAAGAACGAGTTAAAGCTGGATTAGAAGCTGCTAAAAAAAGAGGAGTAAGAGGTGGAAGACCAAGAACAATAGATGATGAAAAATTAATTGCAATAAAAAAAGCTTTGGATGATGGTATGAGTAAAGCTGCAATATGTAGGACATTTAATGTAAAAAGAAGTACTTTGATTGATAGTTTAAATAGAAGCTAA
- a CDS encoding globin: MEFNITEGQIGTRPPVVKPDPKVLEYLGEDGMRQLISDHYDLLRQSNIKGLFPPSDEGFALAKKHSADFFIQICGGTRHFDQSRGKPMMAARHAPFAITQEARRVWLESYIMVLKPHAMPDDLKQSFWNYLDVFSIWMMNTTE, from the coding sequence ATGGAATTTAATATAACAGAAGGTCAAATAGGAACTAGACCCCCAGTTGTAAAACCAGATCCAAAAGTATTAGAATACTTAGGTGAAGATGGAATGAGACAGCTTATTTCTGATCACTATGATTTGTTAAGACAAAGTAATATCAAAGGGTTATTCCCACCTTCTGATGAAGGCTTTGCATTAGCAAAAAAACATTCAGCTGATTTTTTCATTCAAATTTGTGGAGGAACTAGGCATTTTGATCAAAGTAGAGGTAAACCCATGATGGCTGCTCGTCATGCTCCTTTTGCTATTACTCAAGAAGCTAGAAGAGTTTGGTTAGAATCTTATATTATGGTTTTAAAACCTCATGCTATGCCAGATGATTTAAAACAATCATTTTGGAATTATTTAGATGTCTTCTCTATATGGATGATGAATACAACTGAATAA
- a CDS encoding paraquat-inducible protein A, giving the protein MAVNTEKILECYSCGLFVNKEVGIKPVKLRCPRCNSKLVSEKKHSINALYYSISALLLFAIINIYPLLTLSLGVTELKATLIGTVLILLEQNFFFVALIVFFTAIVAPILNSIIIIISFIQKYTKIKLLTKTFLHDSFHFFKHWGFVEVFIISIIVTYIKLIGMVSSTKFDIGFYVMLAYIFCLYMANKSYEDKNVFGE; this is encoded by the coding sequence ATGGCAGTTAATACAGAAAAAATTTTAGAATGTTACAGCTGTGGTTTATTTGTAAACAAAGAAGTTGGTATAAAACCAGTAAAATTAAGATGTCCTAGATGTAATAGTAAATTAGTAAGTGAAAAAAAACATAGTATTAATGCTTTGTATTATTCTATTTCTGCTTTATTACTTTTCGCAATAATTAATATTTATCCTTTATTAACACTTTCCCTTGGAGTAACAGAACTAAAAGCTACACTAATAGGCACTGTTTTAATTCTTTTAGAACAAAACTTTTTCTTTGTGGCTTTGATTGTTTTTTTTACAGCAATTGTAGCACCTATATTAAACTCAATTATAATCATAATTTCATTTATACAAAAATATACGAAAATTAAACTACTTACGAAAACATTTTTACATGATAGTTTCCATTTCTTTAAGCATTGGGGATTTGTTGAAGTATTTATTATAAGTATAATAGTTACGTATATAAAACTTATTGGTATGGTTTCTTCAACAAAGTTTGATATTGGCTTTTATGTAATGCTTGCATATATCTTTTGTTTGTATATGGCAAATAAAAGCTATGAAGATAAAAATGTGTTTGGTGAATAA
- a CDS encoding paraquat-inducible protein A: MLLISCKNCHKVYEKENYDEFVCTRCNHKVRKRVKNSLQVSLALTICAILLYIPAMLYPMMEITKFGIKTESTILEGVVSFIEYKSYFIAFVIFTASVIIPLIKLVGLLLIFISLKIDIKIRNKNKNRIFKFIEMIGKWSMIDIYVVALLASVVQLGEIFNIKGGLAATSFALVVILTMVAAHRFDTRIIWDER, encoded by the coding sequence ATGCTCTTAATATCTTGTAAAAACTGTCATAAAGTATATGAAAAAGAAAATTATGATGAATTTGTCTGTACTAGATGTAATCATAAAGTGAGAAAAAGAGTAAAGAACTCATTACAAGTTTCACTAGCTTTAACTATTTGTGCAATACTTTTATATATTCCAGCAATGCTTTATCCAATGATGGAAATTACAAAGTTTGGAATTAAAACGGAAAGTACAATACTAGAAGGGGTTGTAAGCTTTATAGAGTATAAGAGCTATTTTATTGCTTTTGTTATTTTTACAGCTAGTGTTATAATTCCTCTTATAAAATTAGTTGGTTTATTATTGATTTTTATTTCATTAAAAATTGATATTAAGATTAGGAATAAAAATAAAAATAGAATTTTTAAATTTATTGAAATGATTGGCAAATGGTCTATGATTGATATATATGTTGTAGCATTATTAGCGTCAGTTGTTCAATTAGGAGAAATCTTTAATATAAAAGGTGGACTTGCAGCTACATCTTTTGCATTAGTAGTAATACTTACAATGGTTGCAGCACATAGATTTGATACAAGGATTATATGGGATGAGCGATAA